AAGAAAGGCAACCGAAACCGCATGCGTCACGGCTTGCATGCAGGCAAGCTACCGGCTGGCTGTGGCTACATCGAGAATCGGCTGAACAGCTTTCGTCGAAAGCTAGAGGACATCGTCATGGCTGCGAAAGGCGAAGTCACGATCACCGACGCTGCCCATATTCAGACTGCGTTGAAGTGGGAACGTCACGGCATGTTGGCGTTGCGTTGGCTCAAGATCGAGGGTGACAGCCTCAAGCCGACCGACAAGCTCAATTTCTCGCGAGAGATTGCCAAAGCATCCGAGAGTCGAGACCGAGCCATTCGTGCTCTGAATCTCGACCGCGACAAGCAAGACAACATCATCGAAATCCTCTATGGCAAAGGCGACATGTAATGAACCTTCGCGAAATCCAACAATCACCAGCAGCATTCCGACGAGCCATCAAGATCGACACCGACCGTCATGGCGTTGCACCTCTCGCAGATTGCCTAGACGATTGGCAGGAAGCCGATTTCCAGGCACTCGACAACGGCTGGCGTCGTGCAGCAGGTCAGAAGGTCGAGCAAGCAACGCAGCGTGCTTGGCTGGAACGCGGTCGTGGCCATTCTAAGACCAGCGACTTGGCTGTCATGGCAACTTGGACTCTGTTCGCCTCTCGAAAGCGACTCTCAGGTATCGCAGCAGCAGGTGACAAGGACCAAGCAGCGTTACTCCGAACAGCCATCGCAAGACTGTTAGACTGCAATCCTTGGCTGTCTGGCCTCATCGAGATTCAGAGTTCGCGGATCATCAACACTGGCACCAAATCCGAACTCGAAATCATCTCAAGCGATGCCGCCACGAGCTACGGTCTGACTCCCGATTTCGTGATTGCCGACGAGGTTTGCCATTGGGCCAAACGTGACCTCTGGGATTCTCTGTTATCCTCATCGGCCAAGCGATCGACTTGTATGTTCGTCGTGATCACCAACGCGGGTCTGATGGACGATTGGGTTTGGGAAACCAGAGAGAAGGTCCGCACCGATCCGGCTTGGCACTTTTCCAGACTTGATGGTCCGGTCGCATCCTGGATCAATCAAGACCTACTTGCCGAGCAGGAACGACTCTTACCATCCATCGCGTTCACTCGCCTATGGCTCAACGAATGGACCTCAGGCGGTGGCGACGCACTCAGTAGAGCCGACATCGAGGCAGCATTTGACAAGAATCTCAGTCTGATGCCAGCCAAGGAATCCGGCTATCAGTACGTCGCAGGTTTAGACCTTGGCGTGTCTCGCGATGCCTCTGCAATCTGCGTTCTCGCGATTAAGGGTCGCCAGCGTTGGGACAAGACTCGCAGCGATCACGGTGAAATCCGATTGGCCTACACTCAACTTTGGAAACCAAATCGAGGCGAGAAGATCAATCTTTCTCAAGTTGAGTCCGCACTCGTCAAGCTGCACAGCAAATATGATTTCGAGAGCGTGATGTACGATCCTTGGCAGGCAACGCATATGAGCCAGAGACTCGAACTCAGACGGTTGCCGATGGTCGAGCTAACTCAGTCCGGTACGAATCTGCAACGTGTCGCTACAACTGTGATCGAGGCGTTTAACGATCGTCGACTCAGGCTGTATCCAGAACCAGAGTTGAAACGCGATCTCATCCGACTCCGAGTCGAGGAACGCAGCTATGGTTTCCGGCTTGTCAGTCCTAGAGATGGCACAGGACACGGTGACCTCGCATCTGCGTTTGGGTACGCAATGGTCGGAGCTAATGATCTAGCTGGTCGAATCCGAAAGGGTCAGGCTGGCGTGATCGATTTATACGCTCCTCAGGAAGTTGACGCGGACGACGACGTGCCATATTGGGCCAAAGACTTCGAGTCGAGACGCCTGCAATTCGAGGCGGACCAACGCATGTTTCGTGAGCCTGATGACGATGATGCCGAACTACGCCTAGCCATGCGATTGGCTAGTGGTGGTCGTCGTGGATAACAGCAAGGGTTGAGAGAACTCCATTCTCCAGAAAAGATTTCACCAAACCGTTACGAATCTACAGGAAGGATAGCAATGTCATTTGATCGAGGTGACCAACCGACAACCAAAGCACTTTTCGACGCATGGCGTAAAGACCATGGACCAGGATACGTTGAGTACGGAGACTGGTTCATCTTCGAAGATGGTGCTCGACTCAACAAACTTTGTCCTGCCAGCTTTCCGGAAGATGAACAGATGCGTCGACGCTACATCAGACTCCGAGCCGAGCAAGCAGAGCGGGAATTCGAGTCCTACAAGCAGCATCTCATCGAAGAGGCCAAGTACGCCAAGAAATCAGGACTAGAACTGTCCTTTGATCTTGAAGACGAGAAAGAACGCTTGGCCGAACTCAAGAAGGTCGCCGAAGAATGTCGGCAAGCCTACTTGGACGACACAGCAGAAGAACGCAAGCGTCAAGAATCTTTGAATCAGACTCTGGCATTTGAGGCAGCAGAGCGATCGAAGAACTCAGCCGATGCGAATGCGGTCCTGACCGAACTCCGCAAACTCTAATCCAAGACGCGACACCGCACCACACCAACTCCAATTTGTAAAGGAACCATAGCAATGTCCGATTTAACTCCACAACAAGAACAAGAACTGATCGTCCAGCTCGAAGCCGTTCTGAATTTCCGAGAACAGCAAAAGCGATCGAAGCAGCCTGTCCGAAACCAGATCACCGAACCGCCGGTCCGAAACTGCAAGTGTGATGCCGTCGATGATCCGAATGACTACTACCCTGATCCGCCTGTGATCAACTGGTCTGAAGACTCAGCATTCAATCAGAGTCCTAGTCCACAGTCGAATCCGGCACCATCGTCGCCAGAGTTGATCTACAACTCAAATCCGAACGACGAGGATGACTACTATCCTGATCCACCGATCATCAATTGGGCTGCAGAATCTGAATTCCGACCGTAAATGGCGTTCTGAATTCCTAGTCTGAATATGACTTGAGGCAATTCAGGAAAAACGTCAAGAATTGAATTGCTATTGTCGTCGTGGTCGACGATAAATTTGGCTGAAGTGAACACACTTACACACCAGCCAAGGAGATGAGAGATGGCCGCCAAGAAGACCACGACGACGAAAGCAACGACTAAGAAGACCACCACCAAGTCAACGCCAAAGAAAACCACGACCAAGAAGACCCAATCCAAGAGCAAGAAGACTGAGAAGGTAGATCCAAAGATGGAACGCAAGCAAGCTAAGTCGATCGAACTGAGCCTGGCACAATTCCGAGTCTTGAAGGCTCTGAGCAATGGCGAGGCAATGACCTACCGCGACATTGAGAAGGTGACCGGCTATTACTCGATCTTGACTAAGGTCATGCGGACCAAACACGATGGCAGTCTCTGCTCTCGGAAACTCGCCACCGAAGAGATGCACGACGTCAACGGTCGAGACGTGTTGGCGTTCCGAATCACCGCAGCAGGTAAGAAGGCAGTCCGACAAGCAGAGAAGGTCGAAGCATAACAGACCGAGACGAATCGAAGCATCCGACACCCTCAGGTTAGACGCCTGAGGTTTTTTTCATGCGCAGGTGTCGACCGAATGTGTGACCATCGGTACCATTGGGTGGACAGTCTCTCAGTCTCAAAGGTGCCTAAATGAAACGCAGTACGATCATCGCTACCTGTCTCCTAAATTCCAGTATGGTGACACGCCTTGAAGATGGAGAGTGGAGAGTCCAACAGGTATTTGAGGACGAGTTTCCCAATGAAGATTTCCGACAATGGGATCGGGAAGTCTCGGATGCAACTGCTGATCAGATCGTGAAGACAGTTGGGCGTGCCGGACGAATCAACGTGGCATCGTTCATCGACGACCTCCGCACGGTGTAACGCTACTCAGGAAGCTGGCAAGGTCGATGGGGCGGAAATCGGCTGGAATGCACGCCTGAGGCCAATTTCGGCACGATTTTGGGCATCCTGGGCATGCGACGACGGCATGGCTGACAGGCTAGTTGGTGGACTGGCGTAATTACGCCGATAAGCCGACAGAAAGCGACGTTTTACGCCGAATCTTAGTGAGCCTGGGAAGCAGCGAATGCTTATAAAAACATAGGGTTTCCAGGCGAAATTGCACCTACCAGAGACTAAGTAGAAATACTTAGGAAACCGACGCTCTATCCTGCTGAGCTACGGGGGCAAGGGGTTTATTGATTTGGGTCGAATGTTGGTTTGGAAATGGTGGTCTTGTAACTCTCGGAGTCTACTCGAAAGAGTGTTTCTGAAAAAGCCAGTGGGGGCTTCTGGCCAAACTGTTTGACGGGTATTCGTTCAGATTGTCACACGCATGCACCATCACTGATGGAATCTGTGGCGGTGCGGAGGTGGACGAACTGGCTTCGTACGGGTCTAGTTGATCAATCGAAATGTCTGCCACCCCTGGGCAAGCCCGGGGGGGCGTTAGTTCGATATCGTACAAAACATCGACTTACGCCATGGCGCCACAGGTACAGATGTCCAGAATCCAATTCGCATGAACTTGTCGTAAGGACGCCCGGGGTGCTTAAGGCTTTGCTGGCCTTCTACATAAATAAACTTTAGAATGGCACGTCATTGATACAATGACTCAGTGTCAAAAGAGCGAGCCATGGGAAGCACGGATGGAGACCGAGTCTTCGATGAGGCAGACTCATTAGGACGGAAGAACTATTTGCAGAGTTCTGAGCTGTTGGAAACAGTGTTGGCCGCTTTTCGCGCCGTTGCATGGGAATGGGACCTCTCCGAAGACCAGATCGTGTTCACGGAAAATGCTGCGAAGGCACTTCGACTGGCTATCGTGGCAGAGTCGCTGCCAAGTTCGCGATGGTTCGATCTCATCCATCCCGATGATCAGAAACGACATCGGGACGTCATGACGGACGTCATTTCCCAGGGCGGGGAATACAAGAGTGAATACCGTGTGATCCGTCCTGATGACGGGACGATTCTTTGGTTGATGGAGCAGGGGCGTGCGTTCCCCGGGCATTCCGGGAAAACTGTCAGTTTAAGTGGCGTAGTTCGGGACATTAGCGAGCAAAAACAAGTCGAACAACGGCATCGGCAGTTTGTCCTGCTGGCGGAAAACAGCGATGAATTTATCGGCATGTGTGACGAGCAACTCCGGCCGTTCTTCATCAATCCAGCTGGCGTGCGACTGGTCGGACTGGACAGCCGAGAAAAAGCGTTGCAAACGCCGGTCCGAGATTTCTTCTTCCCTGATGACCAGCCGAAGATGTTGAACGAGTTTTTCCCACGGGTCTTGCGGGAAGGCCGGGGGGAAGTCGAGATTCGCTTTCGGCACTTCAAGACGGGTCAACCTTTGTGGGTCATTTTCGGGCTCTTCGCTCTGGTGGACGAACACGGCGGCCCGATGGGCTTCGCAACAATTACTCGAGACATTACCGAACGAAAGCAAACAGAAACGACACTGCGTAACAGCGCAGAACGGTACCATACGTTGTTTGAGTCGATCGATGAAGGTTTCTGTATCATCGAGATGATCTTTGATGATAACGATGAGCCGTACGACTACCGCTTCTTGGAGGTCAATCAGGCGTTCGAAAAATACACAGGGTTGCGGAACGCAGTTGGCAAGAGGATGCGAGAGTTCGCTCCCAATCATGAAACTCATTGGTATGAAATCTATGGGCGAGTGGCGATGACCGGGGAATCGGTCCGTTGTATCAACGAAGCGAAAGCACTTGGTCGTTGGTACGAAGTTGCCGCGTCTCGGATCGGGTCGCCGGAAGATCGGCATGTCGCGGTTCTGTTCAACGATATTACGGACCGCAAGCAAGCGGAATCAGAACGCGAACGATTACACAGAGAAGTCGAGACCGAGCGAGAACGTCTGATTGATGTGTTCCAACGCGCCCCGTCATTTATGGCCGTTGTGAATGGCCCGGACCACGTCTTTGAACGAGTAAACGACCGCTACTATCAGCTGGTCGGGCATCGCGAACTGATCGGAATTCCGGTCCGTAAAGCACTTCCGGAAATTGCCGGACAAGGGCTTTTTGAAGCACTTGATAAAGTCTATGAGACTGGCGAACCATTTGTGGCCACGGGAATGCCGGTCCTTTTGCAGCGGCAACCCAATGATCCTCCTGAGGAACGATTTCTGGATTTTGTCTACCAGGCACTCTACGGTCCGGACGGCGAAATCACGGGTATTCTTGCTCAGGGCATCGATTTGACTGAGCGGAAACACGCTGAGGCCGCCTTGCGAGAGAACGAACAGCGATTTCGCACGCTGGTCGAGCAGGTTCAAGACTATGCGATCTTCATGACCGACTCCGAAGGCCGTGCCACTTCGTGGAACGAGGGTGTTCGGCAGGTGCTCGGTTTCTCGGAATCCGAATTTCTCGGGCAGGACATTGGCCCGATCATCTTTACCCGCGAGGACATTGTAAACGGTGCTCCCCAAATTGAGTTGGACACCGCGGCGGCAAACGGACGTGCTCGCAGTGATCGGTGGATGCAGCGGAAGGATGGGACACAGTTCTTTGCAACGGGAATCACCGCAGCCCTGCATGATGAAGTGGGGAAACTAGTTGGCTTCATGAAAGTCATGCGGGACGAAACCAATCAAAGGCATCTTGAAGAAAACCTTCGCAGGGTCGCCGCCGATCTTTCGGAAGCCAATCGCCGAAAATCTGAGTTTCTGGCAACGCTTGGGCATGAACTACGGAATCCATTGGCGCCCATTCGCACTGGCTTGGAGATCATGAAGCTTGCTGCGGATGATCCTGTGATCATGGAAGACACGCGTAGCATGATGGAGCGGCAGACTCAGCAGATGGTGCGACTGATTGACGACTTGCTTGACGTCTCGCGGATCAGCCGAGGGAAGATGACGCTGAAAACGTGCGATGTCGTGTTGGCCGACGTGTTGCAGAGCGCAGTGGAATCTACTCGTCCACTGATTGACGAAGCTGGGCAAGAACTGTCGATCAGTATGCCTACGGAGGCGACACCTCTCCACGCCGACCCAAACCGATTAGCTCAAGTCTTTTCGAACCTGCTCCACAACGCGACCAAATACACGCCGGAAGGGGGACACATCGAGCTTTCCGTCGAATTGCAGAAAGACGATGTCCTGGTTTCGGTCAAAGACAACGGTATCGGCATCCCGATCGAACTTCAGGCTGGCATTTTTGAGCTGTTCAGCCAGATCGACCAATCCATCGGAAAAAGCTATGAAGGTCTTGGAATTGGACTGACACTTGTCAAACAACTCGTGGAGATGCACGGAGGTGATATCACCGTCCAAAGTGCCGGTGCCGACCAAGGAAGCGAGTTCACCGTGCGTCTCCCCGTTTGTGTTGAAATACCTCCTGATCCGTCGCCGCCGTCATCCAGCCAACCCGCGGATAAAGTCATGCAGCTCCGCATTCTGGTTGTTGACGACAATCACGCGGCTGCCGACATGTTGGCCATGGTGGTCTCGATGATTGGCAACGATGTTCGCACCGCATATGACGGATCTCAAGGTGTTCAAGTCGCCGAGTCGTTTCGCCCCGATGTCGTCCTTATGGATCTGGGGATGCCAGTTATGACAGGGTATGAAGCCGCTCGCCACATCCGCGAACAAGACTGGGGACGTGACATGATACTCGTTGCCCTAACGGGCTGGGGACAGGAGGAAGATCGACAACGAACAAAGGAAGCCGGGTTCGATCATCACTTGGTCAAACCCGCTGAGCCTGCCACTTTGCAACAACTGCTTATCGAACTTGCGAGTCAATCAGATTGAGCATCCCTAGTGTGCTACGCACAAGTCTATTTCATCTCACGTTCCACTCACTGGGGCGACGCTTTACGCGAAAACATGGAACGGCTCAGGGTTGAGTTTTCTGTAACGCACTGAGCCGCAACGTGGCGAGATAGATTGCGGCTTTGCCCTCATGCGACGAATAGTAGGACACCCACAATCGATTGTTCGGCTCATCGACGACAAAGCCGGGATAGCTCGTATCGCCACTGCTTGGCAGTGTCACGAGATGGTCAAATTGGGACGTATCCAAATCGAGTTGCCATAGTTCCGTGGTCGCTTTTTTGCCGTAACCGCGACTGCCGGCTAGCCAAACGGATTGAGGAAGTTGAACGAGATTCGGTCCCCCGAATCGTTTGTTCGATGGCGTGAAATTCCATTCGGTGTAGGGCGGTTTGGCTTGACCAATCCAACCCGCCGGATCGTTGCCTCCGCGACGAATCATGGCAAGCATTGTATTGTCTGGTAGAAACTGCAGAGTGGTTTCGCTGGGAAAGTCCACCGCCAATGTGGACACATGGTCGTAGTGAATTCCGTCCCGACTCCGAATGAGCTGAAGCGTGCGAGGCTTCCCAGGCGGAACTTGCTGCACACACCCCCAAGCCCAGCCATCGTGCCAAGTGACACGCCACAGCCAATCATGACCGGTGATGATGGAATCTGGCATCGTCACTTTCTGCGTAGGTCCGAAGCGTTCACTCTTGCTGTCGAAGAAGGCCACCCGTGACTCAATGCGTTTCCGCTCCGAACCATGATAGAACGACGCGCCAGCATTCACCATCAGCCGTCCATCTGGTGCGACGGAAAGTTTCGGGTCACGCAGGTCGACGTGTTGCTCGGACAACAAACCCACGGATTCCCAATTCATCCCGTCTTGCGAACGAATCACCCGAATGGTGCCGTTACGCCCGGGAATGTGACCGGACCCCTCGCGAAAAGTACAGTAGAGGTCGTCATCAAACAGTATCAAATCTGTGAACGCACTATGTTCGGCACGGTCCCAAATTCGCGCAACCGAAACGACCGTTTGTTGTTGAATCGTCTCGTCGGCATCCGCTTCAGCCGTGAGCAATCCGCAAACAAACGATATTAGAAGAATGCTCTTTGCACAGCTCATAAGGAATGCTCGGGGCTGATGTTTCCACATGGTGCACTTGGTCCTCAGACGAATTGGCCACTCAGAATTCTTATCTAGACCATCTTCAACACGCGGTCACAAAACACAACCCGAACGAGCAATGTCCCTGAGTTATGTTGCGTTCAATCGCCAAATCTCGAAGTTGAGCACAGCGGCGAAACTTACCCAGACCAAGTACGGCACGAGCAGTCCGCTGGCCAGGTGTGACTCCCTGTAGAAACTGATCAGCGTCGCCGTGATTGCCAACCAAAGTACGACAATTTCCACGAAAGCCCAGCCCGGTTTGTGAGCGGCAAAGAAGATCCACGACCAAGCGATGTTCAAGAGAAGCTGAAAGCCGAACAGCATCAATGGTACTGCTGCCGCGCGATAGCCGCGATTCTTCCAAACCAACCACGCAGCGATTGCCATGAGAACATACAAGGTCGTCCAAACGGGGCCAAACACCCAGCCCGGCGGATTCCAAGTCGGCTTCTGGAGTGTCCGGTACCAACCGTCGATCTCGGGTGTGGTTGCGATCGCCCCCAGACCACCGGCCCCCAAACAGATGATCAAACTCACAAGCAGACCAAGCCATACGGTCAATGGTTTCATGGTGTTTCTCCTTGGTCACATGACGGTGCCAGCGCCGATTGCAGCGGACAACGTGAAGAGTCGACCGGCTCTCCACGACGGTATGATGCCAGAAGACTTCGAGACTTCTCGGCGAGTTGACGGCGAACTTCTCGACGTTTGCCTTTGACGCGGGCAATTTTCATAGAGTCGTAGGCAGTGGTCTGATGTCGCATCCAAGCGATCACAGCCGATTCCGCCCGCTGTTCGATCGGAATTCGCTGAGTCCGAGCCACCGTGCCACTACCGACAGGCGTCGCGTGTTTCGTTACCGCTTCCGCAAGCCTCTCGGCCAGATCATCATACTCGACGGCAAAACCGAGGAAGGCAAGAACGGCTTTTCGGAACTCAGCCACGTACTCTTTGTGTTTCTTTTCCCGACGAGCCGTATCCGCTGCCCGACGTTTGGCATAGGATTCCGTCGAACGCTCGGCGTCGAGGTCCGCGCGGATTTTCGCAATTCGATCAGCCGGTGCCCAAACCCCACGGGAAAACGTCCGTCGGCCTTTTTTCTCTTGCACCGTCCAACTGGGACCGGCCGACTTCACGCGTCGCGTGAGAGCGGCATCCCCAGGCGGGAGCAGTTCCCAACTGTCGGGCACTTGCAGGTCCTGTCCATTCGGCGTGCGAACCGACCGATCCGTCGGTCCAGGGGTGACAATCCGTGTCTCGTTGGGCATCCGTATTCTCATTTTCCGCAGTGATGTCGTGTGATTCCAAGCAATCCGTCGCATGATCTGCACATCACGTGACGGATGTCAACAACGTCTCTCATCGAAACTGGTGAACTTTTACGACCCGATCCCTGAGGGAACGCAAAAGCGACCAGTCATTGTTGAGAACAAGTTGCTTGAGTAGGCGTAGCTGCCGCACGGTGATATCATCGGTTGGCCGCGAGATTGTATCCAGGGTTCTGACGTAAACACAGATGGCAGGTGATTGTGGAATGAACAGATTGGTGGCAGTCGGTGACATCCACGGATGTAGCCAGACATTGGCGGCACTGCTCAAGAGAATTGACCTGGAACCAGGCGACACACTTCTGTCGACCGGTGATCTCTCGTCCAAGGGGGAAGATTCCCAAGGCGTTCACGATCAGTTAGTAGAGCTAGAAGAACGCGGCGTCAATCTGATCTTGCTCCTGGGCAATCATGAACTGATGTTGCTGGCGATGCAACGCTTGGTCGGTGCGGATGTGGACCTCACCAAATTCCCCGAATCGGTCTTCGAAGGTGCTGATGTCAGCTTCCTTGTTCGAGACAACGAAACTTGGGCCACTCTCAAGTCTTACGGAATCGAGGGAGCCGAAGACCCGCAGTATTGGGCGTTTCGTTACACCGATCCCCAAGAGCATTTCGAATCCCTGACCGACCAATTTACCGACCTGAATTGGGAGTTGCCCCAGTCTCACCTGGATTTACTCTCTCGCTGCCAGACACATCACATCGAACGGAATTGCCTCTTCGTGCATTCGGGGATTCTTCCGAAGTTTCTTCAGATGGCAAACGCCCACGACGCGGTCGAAGCCCAACTCCAAGAAGATGCCCGTGCTCTATTCTGGACCCGAGAAGGGCTTGGCGAACGTCCCAGTTTTCCCGAACTAATCGTCCATGGTCACACACCGTTACCGTACTTGCACACCTGCGTGGCCGACACGAGTCCATGGCGTGATGAAGACTTGGTTTTTAAATCCGTAATTCACAACGGCACCTTGAACCTCGACAGCGGTGTCTTCCTGGAAGCCGGCCATTTGACTGCCGTGGAAATTCCCGAAGACGGTAACCCGGCCAATTTTGAAATGATTCGGGTCTCGCGACGCGACCCCGTTTGCAAAGATCGGTTGTGGCATTTCAATTTCATGTAAAATCCAAATTTGCCCGGATAACAACGCCCGAGTCAAAATCTTCTCCGGCCGAGGAAGGCCATCACGATAGACGATTTGAGTCTGAGTTGCTGATGACTTGGTTCCCTCGTTGGACATCAATCGACGAGTGATTCGCATGAGCCTTGCGAGAAATTCCGATTCCAACAGTGAGAAAATTGAGACTGAACCACCCAGACTATTGAGATCTCTGCCTGTGTCTGCGTATCCTAGTTAGGTGTTGGAGTCTGTACCTCCCGAATAGTCTCGCCGAATTGCCACCGTGACACCCCGCACCGCGATTTCCCACACTCGCTTCACGCACATCTGTGCGTTGACCATGCTGGTGTTGTACGTCGTCAGTATCGTGGGATTTCCCATTGGATGGGCGGCACCATCGGCCGGTTGTCAATGCGATCTAGGTCTCCAACAATCTGGACAATGCTGTTGCTCACGGGCCACTGCGGCGAACACGCAAAAGACTAGCCAGTGCTGCCAAAAATCGAGCGGGCAAACTCGCTCATCCGCGTCGCGCCAGACAGGCTTATCGAGCTGTTGTCAGAAACCGAGTGCTCCGCAGACGTGTTGTCAGACGGATTCGTGTGATGATCAAGCTTCAACTCATCCGTCGCTTGAGCAATGTGGGTGTGGCGGCTCTAGTGAAACCGGACTCGTTCTCAACTCTGACCCACACTGCTTAGCATTGAGCGTTAGTCAGTCACAGTTCGAGAAAGCCCAAACCGCGAAATGGTACTTGTCTTTGGGCTGTTCACAGTGTGCAACGATTCCTGAAACTCCACCTCCAAGAGTGATCTCGATTTGATTCCCGCTTCGGTGGACTAGTCATCGCAACCAGTGTGTTTGCTAGTCCTTCAATATCGAGATTCGACTTTCTTGGAGACACTCTCATGTTGTCTACGCAACCCGTGCGCGCACCGCGCCGTTCAGGTTTCACTTTGATTGAATTGCTAGTGGTTATTGCAATCATCGCAATCCTAATTGCTCTACTGCTGCCTGCCGTTCAGCAAGCCCGTGAAGCGGCTCGCCGAACACAGTGTAAGAACAACCTCAAACAACTTGGTTTAGCATTGCATAACCATCACAGTGCATTCGGATATTTTCCGTCGCAACGGGATGACAAAAAGGCTCCGGTTCCCACGAGCCAACAGAGTTTTTATCGCTGGTCGGTCCTAGCACTGTTAACTCCCTACTTGGAGCAGACGAATATCTACAATGCGATCGATCTCAAGCAGCCTTTGTTTGTTTTTACTCCCGGCCCGCCACCGAGTGTGATCACTCAACCGGGGTTGTCGGGTGTCGTTGCAACAAGAGTTTTTGGTTTTCTTTGTCCAAGTGACACCCACGAACGAATTGTGGACGACTGGGGCGCGACAAACTATGTTGCCTGCAATGGTAGTGGTTCCAATGGCGGAACCTACGAGAACGCCGATGGAGTTTTCTATCACGATTCTCAAACTCGCATCGGTGACATGACCGACGGAAGTTCCAACACCGCCGCGTTCTCGGAGACTCTAATCGGCAGTGGTGCGGCCGATAGTACCCGCGGAACCGCAAACGCTTCCCCCGATGGAAATTTAGCGTCGGTCTGGAACGCCTCGGCTCCGACGATCGAAGACTCCTGGTGCCTGAGTGATTCATCGCCGGTGATCTTCAAGCGTGGCGAGAAATGGGCAGACGGTTCGGTAAATGACACCGGATACCATCACTTCCGAACTCCAAACTCACCGATCAACGACTGCTACTCTCGCTACGCGGCTCTCAAGAGTGCTCGAAGTCGACACCCGGGTGGGGCCAATGTTTTGCTCGCCGACGGAGCTGTTCGCTTCGTCAGCGACTCCGTGAATCTCACCACTTGGCGAAACATCGGATCTCGCAATGATGGCCAAGTCCTTAGCGACTGGTAGGATCAATTGCTGCGATTCCACTGCCGGGCGATTCCTTGGAATTTGGAACGCCCGGTTTTATTCCACCTTTCGAACCATTCGAGAAATATGACAAACCAATTCCAAGGCCTCCGTGTTTGGGGCAGTTTTTTA
This portion of the Thalassoroseus pseudoceratinae genome encodes:
- a CDS encoding DUF2293 domain-containing protein yields the protein MPNETRIVTPGPTDRSVRTPNGQDLQVPDSWELLPPGDAALTRRVKSAGPSWTVQEKKGRRTFSRGVWAPADRIAKIRADLDAERSTESYAKRRAADTARREKKHKEYVAEFRKAVLAFLGFAVEYDDLAERLAEAVTKHATPVGSGTVARTQRIPIEQRAESAVIAWMRHQTTAYDSMKIARVKGKRREVRRQLAEKSRSLLASYRRGEPVDSSRCPLQSALAPSCDQGETP
- a CDS encoding metallophosphoesterase, with product MNRLVAVGDIHGCSQTLAALLKRIDLEPGDTLLSTGDLSSKGEDSQGVHDQLVELEERGVNLILLLGNHELMLLAMQRLVGADVDLTKFPESVFEGADVSFLVRDNETWATLKSYGIEGAEDPQYWAFRYTDPQEHFESLTDQFTDLNWELPQSHLDLLSRCQTHHIERNCLFVHSGILPKFLQMANAHDAVEAQLQEDARALFWTREGLGERPSFPELIVHGHTPLPYLHTCVADTSPWRDEDLVFKSVIHNGTLNLDSGVFLEAGHLTAVEIPEDGNPANFEMIRVSRRDPVCKDRLWHFNFM
- a CDS encoding DUF1559 domain-containing protein, producing the protein MVIAIIAILIALLLPAVQQAREAARRTQCKNNLKQLGLALHNHHSAFGYFPSQRDDKKAPVPTSQQSFYRWSVLALLTPYLEQTNIYNAIDLKQPLFVFTPGPPPSVITQPGLSGVVATRVFGFLCPSDTHERIVDDWGATNYVACNGSGSNGGTYENADGVFYHDSQTRIGDMTDGSSNTAAFSETLIGSGAADSTRGTANASPDGNLASVWNASAPTIEDSWCLSDSSPVIFKRGEKWADGSVNDTGYHHFRTPNSPINDCYSRYAALKSARSRHPGGANVLLADGAVRFVSDSVNLTTWRNIGSRNDGQVLSDW